The Synechocystis sp. PCC 6714 genome includes the window TTAGGGATTTTAAAATTAATTTCATCGGCAATACCATTAATTTTTCAAATTTTGAGGAATTTACTGTCAATTATAGCCCCAGCCAATAGAACTGATTGCTAGTCTTTAAGGTAGCCTCAGTAAATCCCAAACAAAGCAAGGAAAATAAGCCATGTAATGATACCCATGGCCGTAACCCAACTTCCATTAGTCAGCCATGATTGAACTGTCATCCCCCGGGACCCCTTTGGCCAAGTTCTTGATTAAGCTCTGGAAAGGGGCCCGCCCGCTCCGTTGCCCTTACCCTATGCTTGGTATGGTGGAAACCGCGAATTTTTACTATTTTCCCAACCTAGGCTGAATTAGATATTATTTGCCCTAACTTTTTATTTTTGACTATGGCCGTTGGCACCTTCAAACAAAGTAGATTTCAAATTCCTTTGCCCCGCCTTTCCGTCATGGATCGGTACCTGTTTGTGGAACTGTTCCTGCCCTTCATTTTTGGCATGGGCATGTTCACGTCCCTGGCCCTATCCATTGGCACCCTATTTGACCTGGTGCGACGGGTGACGGAATCGGGACTTCCCATGGACATTGCGGTGAAGATTCTCTTCTTAAAGATGCCGGAGTTTGTCGTGCTGGCATTTCCCATGTCCATGCTGTTGGCAAGTTTGATGGCCTATAGCCGTTTGTCCAGTGACAGTGAATTGATTGCCCTGCGTAGCATTGGGGTGAGCATTTATCGTCTGGTGGTGCCGGCCTTACTGTTTGGCATGATAGTTACGGGCATTGCCTTTATTTTTAACGACCGCATTACTCCGGCGGCGAGCTACGAAGCTTTGGCCACGTTGGATCGGGCTGTGAACGAAGACCGCCCCCCCCGCCAGGAACAAAATATTATTTATCCGGAATATGGCCCAGTGCGCCAGCCAGATGGCAATGAAAAGACTATTTTGAAGCGATTGTTCTATGCTGAAGAGTTCAACGGCAGTGATATGACGGGGCTAACCATCCTCGACCGTACCCAGAGCGGAGTTAATCAAGTGCTGACAGCGGAGCGGGCCAGTTGGAATATTTCTGAAAATACTTGGGATTTTTACGATGGCACAGTGTACCTCATTGCCCCCGATGGCTCTTACCGCAATATTGTCCGTTTCCGTCACCAACAATTGGCTTTGCCCCGGGCTCCCCTAGATTTAGCTAGTCAGGAACGCAAGGACGGAGAAATGACCATTGCCCAGTCCCGCCGCTACCTGGAAGTACTACGCCTAAGTGGGGATGACAAAAAAGTCCGTAAGCTGGAAGTCCGCATCCAAAAGAAATATGCTCTGCCCTTTGTCTGCTTTGTGTTTGGCCTCATCGGGGCGGCGATCGGGGTCCGGCCGCAAAACACCAACAAGGCCACCAGCTTTGGCATCTGTGTGGGTCTAATTTTCTTCTATTACCTACTTTCTTTCCTGAGTGAGTCCATGGGGATTTGGGGAGCACTGGACCCCATCACTGCCGCTTGGTTCCCCAACATCCTCGGACTGATTGCGGGCACCATTCTGCTGGTGCAATCTTCCCGCCTGCGTTGAAGTTGTTCCGATGTCCAGTTTCCAGCCCTAGTCTTCTTTTTGTCCACAGGTCTGGAGCTGGCGCAGAAGCACATTCAGTTCCGCTTCAAGGTAGAGATATTGTACCTGTTGGGGCGTTTGGTAAACTTGTTTTTGGTGATCGCCTACTGGCTTGGCAAGAACGGCAGATTTACTCATGAAGGTATTTTTATAAAGGGTTTTATCAAGCGAGGGCATTATACTGCTTTTTCGATGAAAAAACACAAACTTTTGTGACGATTTTTGTGACTGACCATCCTGCATTGCCCTAAAGTATCGGTTTAACTAGATGCAACCAGGGCATCCTAGGGGAAAACGAACAAGAATCCGGCAAAACGGTAACTTTCCCCACTGTTAGGTTAAGCAAAAATACTCAATAATTTCCTCCAGGACCGTTGTTGTCTGGGGTTGACCAGTGGAACAATGGGCTCTTTGGTGTTATCTGTATAGGTTAAGTTTCAGCTTGTTAACAAATCAGTGTGGTGTTGAGGTTGTATGACGAATGGTACCGAGTCTGCTTCGTTGCAGTCCTCCAGCACAGTCAAGGTTCGTTCCCATTATCGACCCAACAGCGGCACTGGTTCCCCCGGGGGACGTCCCCGCCCCAAAAGGGGTTTTCCTCCCCTGGGCAAGGGCTTAGTTTGGGGTGGTTTGGTAACTTTGACCGCCACCGTAGCGGCGATCGCCGGTGTGGGTATCGGCTTTTTTTCCCCCTGGACTAGGGGCCTAGTTCAGCAAATTGTGCCGGGGCAATCCGGTGCATTGGAACAGAGTCAGGGAGACCTATTTCCCTATCACATCAGTCGTCCAATCAATATTTTGGTCATGGGCATTGACCGGGTGGAGCCGACGGAAGCGGAACCAAATGTGGATGAGTTTGGTGGCCGCAGTGACACCATGCTGTTGGTGCGGTTTGATCCCCGGGAGAATAGTCTGAAATTGCTCTCCATTCCCAGGGACACTAGGGTTTTTATTCCCGATGTAGGCTATACCAAAATCAATGACGCCAATGCCTATGGCGGCCCCCAATTGGCGGCGAGAGTGATTAATCGCAACTTGGGGGAAGTCCCCATCGACCGCTATGTCAGGGTTACCACCGACGCATTACAAGAATTGGTGGATTTGGTGGGAGGGGTAGAAGTATTTGTGCCCCGCCCCATGTTTTATGAGGATAAAACCCAGCAGTTGTTGATTGATTTGCCCGCTGGCTTACAAACCCTCAATGGGCAACAGGCAGAGCAATTTGTCCGTTTTCGCTACGACGCCAACGGGGATATTGGTCGGGTACAACGGCAGGAAACCCTACTGAAAGCGTTGCAAAATCGCCTTAGCCATCCCAGTATGATCGCCCGCATTCCCAAAGCCATTGGCATTATGCACAAAACCGTTGATACTAATCTGACCATGGAAGAAATCCTCGCCTTGGTTAATTTTGGCCGTCAGCTCGATCGCCAGGAAGTACAGATGGTGATGTTACCGGGGCGTTTCAGTCAAGAGTCGGAATTTGATGGGCGCAGTTATTGGGTCATGTCCGATGCGGGCAAAAGGCAGGTGCTGAGGAATTATTTTGATGTGATTGAAGAAGTTCCCACCTGGGCGGAGACCCCCGGGCGATCGCCGGAAAGATTACGCATTGCCCTGCAAAACGCCACTGACGATCCCCAGGCATTGGAGCGGGTCAAAGAATATTTACTTGCCAAGGATTTTCGTAATTTTTATGAGACCTCGGAATCACCTCAGTTATTGGCGGAGACAAAAATTTTGGTCCAGCGGGGGGATTTGGACGGGGCCCATTATCTCCAACAAACCCTAGGAGGTGGTGTGGTGGAGGCTTCCTCCGTCGGCGATTTGGGTTCAGATTTAACTATCCAAGTAGGTCTGGATATTAATCAGTGGTTGCAAAACCCCGCCACAACGGACAATCTTTCCCCCCAGCCGCAATCTGGAGAACCTGGTTTCTAGACGTAAAGATTCCCTGGGGATATGTCTATTTTTTCGTGTTCAAGATTGATTGTTTAATGACGCTCCCTACGGATCAATCCAGCGGTATTCCCGTGCCATGGGTTTTAATAAAAATCGCCAGTGGGCACCTCGTCATCCTCTGGGGCGATGGGTAAATTAGCAAAGCCTTCCAGTAAACCATACACAGCCCAAATGGCCATGGCCCGCAGGTAATGGCTAGCTCGGAAAGTCCCCACAGCAGTGATCGCCTCCGGGGTACGGAATTGTAAGCCGTTGCCATAAACCTGGTTAACAACTTTTTCTGTCATGGTCAGCGCCTCCTCTTTTTTGCCCATTTGAATTAAAAAGGCCGCCAAACCAAAATTAATACCTGTCCACACCTCCAAAGGATGGGTATCGTTGGGATTTTGGGGGGAACCAT containing:
- a CDS encoding LCP family protein, with protein sequence MTNGTESASLQSSSTVKVRSHYRPNSGTGSPGGRPRPKRGFPPLGKGLVWGGLVTLTATVAAIAGVGIGFFSPWTRGLVQQIVPGQSGALEQSQGDLFPYHISRPINILVMGIDRVEPTEAEPNVDEFGGRSDTMLLVRFDPRENSLKLLSIPRDTRVFIPDVGYTKINDANAYGGPQLAARVINRNLGEVPIDRYVRVTTDALQELVDLVGGVEVFVPRPMFYEDKTQQLLIDLPAGLQTLNGQQAEQFVRFRYDANGDIGRVQRQETLLKALQNRLSHPSMIARIPKAIGIMHKTVDTNLTMEEILALVNFGRQLDRQEVQMVMLPGRFSQESEFDGRSYWVMSDAGKRQVLRNYFDVIEEVPTWAETPGRSPERLRIALQNATDDPQALERVKEYLLAKDFRNFYETSESPQLLAETKILVQRGDLDGAHYLQQTLGGGVVEASSVGDLGSDLTIQVGLDINQWLQNPATTDNLSPQPQSGEPGF
- a CDS encoding LptF/LptG family permease gives rise to the protein MAVGTFKQSRFQIPLPRLSVMDRYLFVELFLPFIFGMGMFTSLALSIGTLFDLVRRVTESGLPMDIAVKILFLKMPEFVVLAFPMSMLLASLMAYSRLSSDSELIALRSIGVSIYRLVVPALLFGMIVTGIAFIFNDRITPAASYEALATLDRAVNEDRPPRQEQNIIYPEYGPVRQPDGNEKTILKRLFYAEEFNGSDMTGLTILDRTQSGVNQVLTAERASWNISENTWDFYDGTVYLIAPDGSYRNIVRFRHQQLALPRAPLDLASQERKDGEMTIAQSRRYLEVLRLSGDDKKVRKLEVRIQKKYALPFVCFVFGLIGAAIGVRPQNTNKATSFGICVGLIFFYYLLSFLSESMGIWGALDPITAAWFPNILGLIAGTILLVQSSRLR